DNA from Verrucomicrobiia bacterium:
TATACTCATCTTCCACAAGAATTAGTGCCTCTAGCAAAGCAAAATCAACAAAACACTTCGCTAGTCGACGTGTTTGAACTGGTGATTAATGGACAAGAAATTGCTCCGGGTTATAGCGAACTGAATGATCCTCTCGTGCAACGCGAGCGTTTGATGCATCAAGCTGGCGAAGAAAAACAAAGTGTCGACGAAGAATTCCTTACCGCCCTAGAACATGGTATGCCACCCGCGGGAGGCATTGGCATTGGCATCGATCGACTTGTCGCCACCCTAACTGGCGCCGATAGCTTACGCGAAGTCATTCTATTTCCCTTGCTTCGCCCTCATTCTTGAACATAATAAAATCATGAGCTGGCGTCTGACTCCTAAAGAAGCAGGACTAATCATTATTGATTTACAGGAAAAACTAATCCCTATCTTGCATGAAAAAGAAAAAGTGATTCAGAAAACTCGTGCTCTCATCGAAGTCGCTAAAATTTTTCATCTTCCCATTTTTTTCACAGAACAACTTCCTGAAAAATTAGGCGCTACGATTCCAGAAATCAAAAATGCGCTTCCTAATTTTATTCAACCGCTTGCCAAGTCCGAGTTTTCCGCTCTTCACTGTCTTCCTGAGGAATTACCGCGTCACCTTCTCATTGCAGGCTGCGAAACCCATGTTTGCGTACGCCAAACGGCATACGATTTACGTGAAGAAGGAAAAAGTGTTTATTTAATCGCTGACGCCACCAGTTCGCGCCAACCCTTAGACCATGAATTGGCCATTCACGAAATGCAGCAAGATAAAATAATCGTAACTTCAGTGGAAACGATCAGTTGGGAACTCGTTCAAAAAGCGGGCACCGACTTATTTCGACAGGTGTTGGCTATTCTAAAATAATACCCAATTTATTCTTCAGAATTTTCCGATTCTGATTTCTTTTTTCGAACAGTCGATTTCTTTGCTGAACCCGATTTACTTTTTGCCCCTGCATCAGCTTCATCCTCTACATTCTTAGGCACTTCCAACACCACTTTAAACGCCGCTTTCACTTCGGAATGTAAAACAACTTCCAAAGTATGAGATCCTTTTTCTTTTAAAGGATGATCCAGACGAAGTTGTTTTTTCTCAAGCGTGATATTTTCCTTATTCAAACGCTCTAAAATATCCTGACTAGTAACTGAGCCAAACACCTTCCCTTGTCCCTCTGCTGCTGTCATTTGAAAAGTCAGCGTGACCTTGTTGAGTTGTTTGGCTAATTCATTTGCCTCATTTAACTCGTTGGCTTCGCGTTCCGCTCTAGCTTTTTTCAATTGTTCAATTTGATGTTTGTAAGCAGCAGTCGCTGGCAAAGCAAAACCGCGTGGCAACAAATAATTTCGCGCATAACCTGGACGCACCTTCACGACATCAGCTTCGGCGCCTAATCCAGAAATTTTTGATTTTAAAATAACTTCTATCATAACTTTTATACTTTTACTTGATTAAAAAGGAATATCATCTTCTTCCAAATGCACTTCTTCTGCAGATTTAGGAGAGCGCGCTGCTGTTGCTGCACCTTTTTCCGCTGCTCCTTTGGAAGCAGGAGCCGAAGCAGCTGCTCCTTCACGAAATTCGGCATTGCGGGGTCTACCTAAAAATTGAACTCGCTCGGCACGAACACGCAAACGACTTTTCTTTTGGCCATCTTTATCTTCCCATTGATCTAGCTGCAACCGGCCTTCTACAAAAACTGGGGCGCCTTTAGTCAGATATTGACCGCAAGTCTCCGCTTGTCGTCCCCAAGTCACAATATCAACATAAGTGACCTCTTCCTTTTCGTCACCTTCTTGGGTTCGATAAACCGTATTGATAGCAATGGAGATATCCGTGACCGCAGTTCCTTTGGGTGTATAACGCACTTCAGGATCGCGCGTCAAATTGCCCATTAAAAAAACTTTATTTAATGAAGACATAATTTAATTAAGCAGTTGCTGCTTCCGCTTTTTTTCGGGAAGCTTTCTTTTTTGCAGGCTTGGCCGAGGTGATAAGATACATTTGGCGAAAAACTGAGGGATTCAATGTCAGCTTGGAACGCAATGTTTCCAATTTTTCAGGTGCTAATTGCAAAATCACATTCACATAAAATCCGGAATCCAAACTGGAATCGCCCCGTTCAAATTTGCGACGCTCCAATTTTTGAACACCTTCCACTTTACCCTCTAAATTTTTAATTTCTTTTTCAATTCCTTCAATGGCTTCAGAGACCGCTTCGTCCTGTCCTTGAACATTCAATATATATAAGGCTTCGTAATACTTCATAACTCGTTTTTTATTTGATTAAACTGGTTCATAGCCGTAGCCAAGCCCAAAATGCAAGCGCATTCTGTAGCCTGGACCGCTTTTTCTATCATTTTTATCATTTCCTCCCCTTCCCAAGAAGCAAAAGGTTCCAAAACATAGTCCGATAAATTTTTATTTTCAGGCAAAGGCCCAACGCCACAACGCAAACGCGCAAAGTTCTGGGTTTGCAACTGCTGCTCCACTGACGCCAACCCGTTATGTCCACCGGTTCCGCCTGATGCACGCAATCGCAACTGGCCTAAAGGCAAAGCCACATCATCCGCCACCACTAAAATTTGCTCTGCCGAAATTTGATGCCATGCCAAAAACGACTTTACGGCTGCGCCACTCAAATTCATAAAGGTTAAAGGTTTCAGCAATTTTATCGCTTGCAAGGAACCTTCTCTCTCTAAATTAACTGTAGTCACCTCACTTTGCCAACGTGATTCCTTTTTCCAAAAAGCATGGTGCTGAGCCGCCCAACGGTCTAAAATTAAAAAACCAATATTGTGTCGCGTCGTAACATATTCGCGACCTGGGTTGCCTAATCCCACCACCACGCGAATCACACGCGGCTCCTCAAATTATTTCTTGTCCTTTTTAGCATCACCAGATTCCGCAGCCGCACCTTCAGCCGGTTTCTTTTCCTTAATGACTTCCGGTTGAGTTGGTGTTGCAGCTGCTTCGGCAGTTGATTTTTCTTCCTCCACCGCTGGAGCCGCTACAGAAAAGACAACGAGATCTTTCGAATTCAAAATCTGTACTCCGTCAGGAACAACAATGTCGCTGACATGCAAAGTTTGTCCCACATTTAATTGTGATACATCAACCGCAATGCGATCCGGCAAATCTTTAGGCAAACATTCCACCTGTAACTCGCGAAGAATGTGCTCGAGAATACCGCCATAAGTTTTTACACCCACCGCTTCACCTGTGGCTTCGACCACAACCTGCGCTTTAATTTTTTCATCCGCCGCAATCTCATGCAAATCGACATGTAAAATATTTCCAGAAATCGGATCATGCTGCACGTCTTGCAAAAGCGCTAATTTTTTAACTTTGCTTCCTCCGGTTTGTTCCAATTCCAAATCCACTACCAAATTTTCACCCGTCGCATGCTGAATCAAAGCATTTAATGCGCGTGAATCGATTTCCAAATTGGTGGCTTGCGTTTTTTTACCATAAAAAACCGCAGGCACACGACCCTGAGTGCGTATTTTTTTAACCTGATTGCGGCCCGCGACTTGGCGCGAACTCGCCTTTAATAAAACTGAACTTGCCATAAGCCGCGCACTATAAAGAATTTCTTAGTCTTGGCAACTCACAAATTTTACCATGACAGTTGGCTTGGGTTGGGATATAGAATCCGCATCAAATGAAATTGGAACTCGGTCAACTTCTTACCATGGGTCTTCCGGGACCCCGATTAAATGACACTTATCGTGATTTCATTAAAAAAGTGCAACCCGGCGGCTTTATTTTATTCGGACGCAATCTTCAAAGCCCACAGCAAGTTCGAGAACTTTGCGACGAACTTCGTTCCCTTTGTGAGAGACCGCCCATTCTTACCATCGATCAAGAAGGAGGACGCGTTTCGCGCTTAAAAGAAATCGGCGAGCAACCACCTAGCGCCGATCAACTGCGCCAAGCCAACCAACTCGAACTCATTGAGCGCCACGGAAAACTAACCGCTCAATTACTCAACCTTTTCGGTTTGAACTTAAACTTAGCTCCTGTCGTGGACATTCTTTTAGACAGTAGCGCAGAAAATTCGCTTCTTAATCGGTGCTACGGAAAAAATGCAGATGAAGTCATTCAAAAAGCGGGCACTTTTCTTGACACCATGCAAAAAGAAGGCGTACACGGAACTATCAAACATTTCCCAGGCTATTCTCTTTGCAGCAAAGATCCCCATCGTTCTTTGCCGATTGTTAATCGTTCCTTAACAGAAATGGAAAATAACGAACTCAAGCCTTTCAAAGCGCTGGCTCCTAAATCCTCCGCAATTATGATCGGCCACGCCGTTTATCCTCAACTCAGTTCAGATAACCTGCCCTCCTCACTTTCTCCGCAAATCATTCAGAAACTTCTGCGCGAAAAAATGAATTATCAAGGTCTCATCATAACTGACGATCTCGAAATGGGTGCAATCTCTTTTGAATACGGCATCGCTCAAACTGTTCGACTCGCTATTCAAGCCGGAAACGATTTACTCCTCTTTTGTCATCAAAGAGAATGTGTAGAAATCGCCTGGGAAACCCTTAAGCAAATGGCTCAAAAAGAAGACCTCGAAACACCGCTCCATCGCCTGCTCACTTTCAAGAAAAAATTGTGCTCGGTAGCACCTTGGAATCAAAAAGCTTTCGAAACTATTAATGCCGAGGTTAAAACTCTTCGCGAAACAGTTGAAAAACTAAATAGCTATTAGCTTTTAACTCTTTGTTGAAAGCTTCCAAGCGCCTAATTTTTTCTTTTTAGCCTTTTCTTGCAGCTCATCCAAACGTCGACGAAATTCAATTTCCTTTAAAACGCCCGGGATATTAGCTCCTGCCCCATAAGCTCGCGCTAAGCCATTTTCTACCAGTAATTCCGATAAATTTTTCCCATCCTTGGTAATTAAAACGGCAAAATAACGTGGCAAAGCGCTATTACCCTGAGCATCCAGCCATTGGGTATAAGCGGTAAAAGTTTGGCCCTGCAAAAGTTTCCAAGTATAAGTGGTTGCTTCATGACCCGATTCGAGCACCTGTTCATCTGTAATTCCAAAATATTTCGCCTGAGTTTTGACGCGAAAAGGTTTGTCATCACTGCTCTCAGGAGCATCGGCAAAATACAATCGAAAAATATATTCTTTACCACGATGGGACACGTGAAAACTATCTCCATCCCCATAGCGTCCAGTCATCAAACGGCACCCTTCCAACTTTTCCCAAGGCTTGCCAGAATCCGACGAACCCGCCATTTCCGATTCCTCTCGGTTTCCCTTGGATATAATAGAAGTTGTTCCTGAAGATTCTGGCTCATAAGAATCTTCTGTTTGCTTCTCTTCTTCATCACTAGAAGGAACTGACAATGAGTTATTTGTCAAAGAACCTTCAAAAGGTTGTAAATCAAATTGTGCTAAACTTTTTACCCGTAGCAACCCCAACATCATAATGAAAAATAAACACATCCGTTTCATAAGCATTTTGACGCTACTAAAAACTCTATCATTTGCCAAGTTTGCAAAATAAGATTATTTTATTGAAGGAAGAATAAAAAGAACGCGTCTTAATAATGAAGTAAAATAAAGGATTTCTATGAAAAAAATAATTTTCACGCTTTCTCTCTTTGCTCTCTTGTTTATTCCCAAAATAACTCAAGCAGGCGTTAGTTTTAATGTTTCCTTTGGTTCTTATTATCCTTCAGGCTATTATTACGATCATTGTCGACCTGCTTACCGCACTTATTATAATAGCTATTATGCTCGTCCTGTTTACTATCGCCCTGCCTACCCCAATTACGGCTATTCAGGCGCCTACCGACAAGGATTTCGCGATGGTTACTCTACCGCAGTCAGACGCGCCGTCCCCGTTTATCGTGTGGAACGTTGCGACAGAGTTTACCGTTAAGTCATTAGATTATTCCAATTTAATTTTTCTTTAGAGGGGCGAACCTCTTAATGAGTTATAATTTATAGTTAAACGTTCGCGTCAATTAGCGTATTTAGCGGGCAAAAATCTATTGAATCGAACTCAATTTTCTAAAATCCATTGACCCACTATTGAAAAGCTTATAAAGCACTAAAATGCGCCATAAAAAGCAAACCATCTGGGGAGGACGTTTTACAACCCAACCCAATGAAAAAGTGCGTGCTTACACGCAATCCCATACCTTTGATTCGCGTCTTTATCGCCACGATATTCGCGGCAGCCTGGCTCATGCCAAAATGCTAAAGAAAATCGGCCTTATAACCGCTAAAGAATTGTCAGAAATTCAAAAACATTTACTAGCCATTCAACGCAATATCCAAACCGACAAATTTCAATGGCGCGCTGAACTTGAAGACGTGCACATGAACATCGAAGCCGAATTGACGCGGCGAACACCTGCTGGCGAAAAACTTCACACAGGCCGCAGCCGCAACGACCAAGTCGCCACCGATATGCGACTTTGGTTGAAAGAAGAAATTCTTTCTCATCAACAACTCATTCGCCGCCTGCAAAACACACTTCTGACAGTTGCTCAAAAAAATAAAAACTGTTTTATTCCCGGTTACACTCACCTACAACGCGCACAAACGGTTTCTTTAGCTCACCATTTTTTAGCTTATGTCGAAATGTTGAAACGAGATTTCAGTCGACTCGAACATAGTTACGACATCACTAACTACTGTCCCCTAGGTTCTGGCGCTTTAGCCGGCAGCACCTTGCCCTTAGACCGAACTTTTGTTGCCAAAGAACTCGGATTTATCGATAAGCAAGGCAAACCCCGTCTGATTACCAACTCCATGGATGCCGTAAGCGATCGTGATTTTATTGTTGAATTTCTTGCTGCCTCTGCCTTAACCGCTGTTCACCTTTCGCGCCTTGCAGAAGATTTGATTTTGTGGTCGAGTGCTGAATTCAATTTCATTCAACTCAGCGACACCTTCACAACCGGCTCCAGTTTAATGCCGCAAAAGAAAAATCCCGATATTGCCGAACTCGCTCGCGGCAAAACAGGCCGTGTGATCGGCAATCTCATGAGCCTACTGGTAACCCTTAAAGGATTGCCCATGACCTACAATCGCGACCTTCAAGAAGATAAAGAACGACTCTTCGACACTGCCGATACCTTGCGTCTGTCACTGGATCTTTTTGCGGATATGCTAAGCCAAATTAAAGTCAATACCATTCCCTGCCAAATCGCCATTCACGATCCCAACCTCCTAGCCACCGATCTAGCCGATGCTTTAGTTGAACAGCGCATTCCTTTTCGCCAAGCTCACCATCTCGTCGGTTCTGCTGTAGCTTATGCCTTGCACTCAGGCAAAACCTTGCGCCAACTTTCTGATCAAGAATGGCAAACACTAAACCCCACTTTTTTGAAAGTGAAACATCTTTTAACCCAATCGCCATACCAACAGCTCTTAACTAAAAAAACTTTGGGCAGTCCTAATCCCAAACTCGTTGAAAAAGAGATCACGCGTTGGCAAAAAAAATTAAAAAATTCTTAATATTCTCTATCTTAACCCATGCACCACTTTCATCGTAAAAACGGCCAACTTCACATCGAAAAACTTCCTGTCGCGGATCTCGTGAAACATTATCAAACTCCGCTTTATGTCTATTCCCAAAGCACTTTGGAAGATCATTGGCAAAAACTGGATCGCGCGCTAGCTCCCGTTGATCACCTCATCTGTTTTGCTATGAAAGCCAACTCCAACCTTGCCGTTTTAAATTGCCTGGCAAAACTGGGTAGCGGTTTTGATATCGTCAGCGGTGGTGAACTTTATCGCATCAAAAAAGCGGGAGGCGATCCCCAAAAATGCAACTTCGCAGGAGTCGGCAAAACGCGTGAAGAAATTGAATTTGCGTTGCAGGAAAATATTTATAGCTTCAACGTCGAAAGCGAAGCAGAACTCAACTTCATCAACGAAATTGCTGGAAAATTGGGAAAAAAAGCGCCGATCGCTGTGCGCGTCAATCCCAATGTCAAAGCCGATACCCATAGCAAAATCACTACCGGAACTTATGAAAATAAATTCGGCATCGCATTTGAAGAAATCCCCGCACTTTACCATCGCATTTCACAACTTCCTCATCTTAAAATTCGCGGCTTACAAACTCACATCGGCTCTCAAATCACCGACGTCACACCATTTTTACAAGCCATTGAAAAATTATTGCCCCTCATTCAAAGCTTGAAAGAAAAATATGACCTCGAATTTTTTGATATCGGTGGTGGCATGGGAATTATCTACGATCCTGCTTTAGAAAGTGGTGCAGAAAGCTGGTGGCAAACGCATCCCAATCTGTTGACACCGGATCGTTACACTCAAGCGATTTTACCCTTACTCAAAAAATTAAATTTAAAAATTCTTTTGGAACCCGGCCGTTATATAGCTGGCAACGCAGGCATACTCGTTACTCAAGTTCTTTTCGTAAAAAATACCGGTGAAAAACGATTTGTCATTGTCGATGCCGCAATGAACGACTTAGTGCGACCCGCTTTTTACGATTCTTACCACGAAATTGTTCCACTAGATAATTTAGAAACCTCGTCCACTTTAGTTTCTACCGATATTGTTGGCCCCATTTGCGAATCTAGCGATGTCTTCTGCAAAAATCGTCCCTTGCCCGAATTAAAACAAGGTGATTACATCGCTTTATTAAGCGCAGGCGCTTATGGATTCACCATGGCTTCCAATTACAATTCTCGACCCCGACCTGCAGAAATTTTAGTCAAAGATTCCAATCATCGCCTTATAAGAAAACGTGAAACTTGGGATGATTTGATTCGAAGCGAAACGGTTTAAGCCGTAATAGGCTCGGGCTTTTGCGAAATGTCCGATTTCATCGCTTTGAAGAAATTACCACCCATTTCCCAGAGCGGGCCCGGAAATTTTCTGAGATCAAGCAGGACGTGATCCAGAGCAT
Protein-coding regions in this window:
- a CDS encoding isochorismatase family protein, translated to MSWRLTPKEAGLIIIDLQEKLIPILHEKEKVIQKTRALIEVAKIFHLPIFFTEQLPEKLGATIPEIKNALPNFIQPLAKSEFSALHCLPEELPRHLLIAGCETHVCVRQTAYDLREEGKSVYLIADATSSRQPLDHELAIHEMQQDKIIVTSVETISWELVQKAGTDLFRQVLAILK
- the rplI gene encoding 50S ribosomal protein L9 — encoded protein: MIEVILKSKISGLGAEADVVKVRPGYARNYLLPRGFALPATAAYKHQIEQLKKARAEREANELNEANELAKQLNKVTLTFQMTAAEGQGKVFGSVTSQDILERLNKENITLEKKQLRLDHPLKEKGSHTLEVVLHSEVKAAFKVVLEVPKNVEDEADAGAKSKSGSAKKSTVRKKKSESENSEE
- a CDS encoding single-stranded DNA-binding protein, coding for MSSLNKVFLMGNLTRDPEVRYTPKGTAVTDISIAINTVYRTQEGDEKEEVTYVDIVTWGRQAETCGQYLTKGAPVFVEGRLQLDQWEDKDGQKKSRLRVRAERVQFLGRPRNAEFREGAAASAPASKGAAEKGAATAARSPKSAEEVHLEEDDIPF
- a CDS encoding 30S ribosomal protein S6; this encodes MKYYEALYILNVQGQDEAVSEAIEGIEKEIKNLEGKVEGVQKLERRKFERGDSSLDSGFYVNVILQLAPEKLETLRSKLTLNPSVFRQMYLITSAKPAKKKASRKKAEAATA
- the pth gene encoding aminoacyl-tRNA hydrolase, encoding MIRVVVGLGNPGREYVTTRHNIGFLILDRWAAQHHAFWKKESRWQSEVTTVNLEREGSLQAIKLLKPLTFMNLSGAAVKSFLAWHQISAEQILVVADDVALPLGQLRLRASGGTGGHNGLASVEQQLQTQNFARLRCGVGPLPENKNLSDYVLEPFASWEGEEMIKMIEKAVQATECACILGLATAMNQFNQIKNEL
- a CDS encoding 50S ribosomal protein L25/general stress protein Ctc; the protein is MASSVLLKASSRQVAGRNQVKKIRTQGRVPAVFYGKKTQATNLEIDSRALNALIQHATGENLVVDLELEQTGGSKVKKLALLQDVQHDPISGNILHVDLHEIAADEKIKAQVVVEATGEAVGVKTYGGILEHILRELQVECLPKDLPDRIAVDVSQLNVGQTLHVSDIVVPDGVQILNSKDLVVFSVAAPAVEEEKSTAEAAATPTQPEVIKEKKPAEGAAAESGDAKKDKK
- the nagZ gene encoding beta-N-acetylhexosaminidase gives rise to the protein MKLELGQLLTMGLPGPRLNDTYRDFIKKVQPGGFILFGRNLQSPQQVRELCDELRSLCERPPILTIDQEGGRVSRLKEIGEQPPSADQLRQANQLELIERHGKLTAQLLNLFGLNLNLAPVVDILLDSSAENSLLNRCYGKNADEVIQKAGTFLDTMQKEGVHGTIKHFPGYSLCSKDPHRSLPIVNRSLTEMENNELKPFKALAPKSSAIMIGHAVYPQLSSDNLPSSLSPQIIQKLLREKMNYQGLIITDDLEMGAISFEYGIAQTVRLAIQAGNDLLLFCHQRECVEIAWETLKQMAQKEDLETPLHRLLTFKKKLCSVAPWNQKAFETINAEVKTLRETVEKLNSY
- a CDS encoding thermonuclease family protein is translated as MKRMCLFFIMMLGLLRVKSLAQFDLQPFEGSLTNNSLSVPSSDEEEKQTEDSYEPESSGTTSIISKGNREESEMAGSSDSGKPWEKLEGCRLMTGRYGDGDSFHVSHRGKEYIFRLYFADAPESSDDKPFRVKTQAKYFGITDEQVLESGHEATTYTWKLLQGQTFTAYTQWLDAQGNSALPRYFAVLITKDGKNLSELLVENGLARAYGAGANIPGVLKEIEFRRRLDELQEKAKKKKLGAWKLSTKS
- the argH gene encoding argininosuccinate lyase; this translates as MRHKKQTIWGGRFTTQPNEKVRAYTQSHTFDSRLYRHDIRGSLAHAKMLKKIGLITAKELSEIQKHLLAIQRNIQTDKFQWRAELEDVHMNIEAELTRRTPAGEKLHTGRSRNDQVATDMRLWLKEEILSHQQLIRRLQNTLLTVAQKNKNCFIPGYTHLQRAQTVSLAHHFLAYVEMLKRDFSRLEHSYDITNYCPLGSGALAGSTLPLDRTFVAKELGFIDKQGKPRLITNSMDAVSDRDFIVEFLAASALTAVHLSRLAEDLILWSSAEFNFIQLSDTFTTGSSLMPQKKNPDIAELARGKTGRVIGNLMSLLVTLKGLPMTYNRDLQEDKERLFDTADTLRLSLDLFADMLSQIKVNTIPCQIAIHDPNLLATDLADALVEQRIPFRQAHHLVGSAVAYALHSGKTLRQLSDQEWQTLNPTFLKVKHLLTQSPYQQLLTKKTLGSPNPKLVEKEITRWQKKLKNS
- the lysA gene encoding diaminopimelate decarboxylase: MHHFHRKNGQLHIEKLPVADLVKHYQTPLYVYSQSTLEDHWQKLDRALAPVDHLICFAMKANSNLAVLNCLAKLGSGFDIVSGGELYRIKKAGGDPQKCNFAGVGKTREEIEFALQENIYSFNVESEAELNFINEIAGKLGKKAPIAVRVNPNVKADTHSKITTGTYENKFGIAFEEIPALYHRISQLPHLKIRGLQTHIGSQITDVTPFLQAIEKLLPLIQSLKEKYDLEFFDIGGGMGIIYDPALESGAESWWQTHPNLLTPDRYTQAILPLLKKLNLKILLEPGRYIAGNAGILVTQVLFVKNTGEKRFVIVDAAMNDLVRPAFYDSYHEIVPLDNLETSSTLVSTDIVGPICESSDVFCKNRPLPELKQGDYIALLSAGAYGFTMASNYNSRPRPAEILVKDSNHRLIRKRETWDDLIRSETV